One window from the genome of Mycolicibacterium gadium encodes:
- the fadD8 gene encoding fatty-acid--CoA ligase FadD8, which produces MSDSLLRHPIHSGHLTVGALKRNKDKPVLFLGDTTLTGGQLAERISQYIQAFEALGAGTGVVSGLLALNRPEVLMILGAGQTQGYRRLSLHPLGSLDDHAYVLNDAGVTSLTIDPNPMFVERAKGLLEKVPGLKQVLTIGPVPEELAEVGVDLTAEAAKYSPKPLVAADLPPDHIGGMAYTGGTTGKPKGVIGTAQSITTMTTIQLAEWEWPDRPKFLMCTPLSHAGAAFFVPTIIKGGELVVLTKFDPAEVLKTIEEQKITATMLVPSMIYALMDHPDSHTRDLSSLETVYYGASAMNPVRLKEAIDRFGPIFAQYYGQSEAPMVITYLPKGDHDEKRLTSCGRPTVFARTALLDGDGNQVPQGEVGEICVSGPLVSGGYWNKPEATAETFRDGWMHTGDLAREDEDGFWYIVDRTKDMIVTGGFNVFPREVEDVVAEHPSVAQVCVIGTPDEKWGEAVTAVVVLRPDAPTDEAAIATMTAEIQSAVKERKGSVQSPKQVIIVDSVPVTALGKPDKKAVRAQFWEGADRAIG; this is translated from the coding sequence ATGAGCGACTCGCTGCTGCGGCATCCCATCCATTCCGGGCACCTCACGGTCGGCGCGCTGAAGCGCAACAAGGACAAGCCGGTGCTGTTCCTCGGCGACACCACCCTGACCGGCGGCCAGCTGGCAGAGCGCATCAGCCAGTACATTCAGGCCTTCGAGGCGCTGGGCGCGGGCACCGGGGTGGTGAGCGGGCTGCTGGCATTGAACCGGCCCGAGGTGCTGATGATCCTGGGGGCCGGCCAGACGCAGGGTTACCGACGCCTGTCACTACACCCTCTCGGCTCATTGGACGACCACGCCTACGTGCTCAACGACGCCGGCGTCACGTCGCTGACCATCGACCCCAACCCGATGTTCGTCGAGCGGGCCAAGGGGTTGCTCGAGAAGGTTCCCGGTCTCAAGCAGGTGCTGACGATCGGCCCGGTCCCCGAGGAACTCGCCGAGGTCGGCGTGGACCTCACCGCCGAAGCCGCCAAGTACTCGCCGAAGCCGTTGGTCGCCGCTGACCTGCCGCCGGACCACATCGGAGGCATGGCTTACACCGGCGGCACCACCGGCAAGCCCAAGGGCGTGATCGGCACCGCGCAGTCGATCACCACCATGACGACCATTCAGCTCGCCGAGTGGGAGTGGCCCGATCGCCCGAAATTCCTCATGTGCACGCCGCTGTCGCACGCAGGCGCGGCCTTCTTCGTGCCGACCATCATCAAGGGCGGCGAGCTGGTGGTGCTCACGAAGTTCGATCCGGCCGAGGTGCTGAAAACCATTGAGGAGCAGAAGATCACGGCCACGATGCTGGTGCCGTCGATGATCTACGCGCTAATGGATCACCCGGACTCGCACACCCGCGACCTGTCGTCACTGGAGACGGTGTACTACGGCGCCTCGGCAATGAACCCGGTGCGCCTGAAGGAGGCGATCGACCGGTTCGGCCCGATCTTCGCGCAGTACTACGGCCAGTCCGAGGCACCGATGGTCATCACCTACCTGCCCAAGGGCGATCACGACGAGAAGCGGCTGACGTCCTGCGGGCGGCCGACGGTGTTCGCGCGAACCGCGCTGCTCGATGGCGACGGAAACCAGGTGCCCCAGGGTGAGGTCGGCGAGATCTGCGTGTCCGGTCCGCTGGTGTCCGGCGGCTACTGGAACAAGCCGGAGGCGACGGCCGAGACGTTCAGGGACGGCTGGATGCACACCGGCGACCTGGCCCGCGAGGACGAGGACGGCTTCTGGTACATCGTCGACCGAACCAAGGACATGATCGTCACCGGCGGCTTCAACGTGTTCCCGCGTGAGGTGGAAGACGTTGTCGCAGAGCATCCTTCGGTTGCACAGGTGTGCGTGATCGGCACCCCCGACGAGAAGTGGGGTGAGGCGGTGACCGCCGTGGTGGTGCTGCGGCCCGATGCCCCGACCGACGAGGCGGCGATCGCGACGATGACGGCCGAGATCCAGTCGGCGGTCAAGGAGCGCAAGGGCTCGGTGCAGTCGCCCAAGCAGGTCATCATCGTCGATTCGGTGCCGGTGACCGCGCTTGGCAAGCCGGACAAGAAGGCGGTGCGCGCACAGTTCTGGGAGGGCGCCGACCGCGCGATCGGCTGA
- a CDS encoding nitroreductase/quinone reductase family protein, whose product MSDSARIRPPWWLKYVNKVMIGIQKIGLPMGEKGPVILVVPGRKSGKPRSTPITPMTVEGKRYVLGGLPGSDWAANLRAAGEAELKQGRTSQRVRVIELPPEEAKPLLRLFPVEVPTGVSFMKNAGLITGPNPDEYEALAGRCPVFRFDPVNA is encoded by the coding sequence ATGTCCGACAGCGCGCGTATCCGGCCGCCGTGGTGGCTGAAGTACGTCAACAAAGTCATGATCGGTATCCAGAAAATCGGTCTGCCGATGGGCGAGAAGGGACCGGTGATCCTCGTGGTCCCCGGTCGGAAATCGGGTAAGCCACGGTCGACGCCGATCACCCCGATGACCGTCGAGGGGAAGCGCTACGTGCTCGGCGGCCTGCCGGGCAGCGATTGGGCGGCCAACCTGCGGGCAGCCGGTGAGGCGGAATTGAAGCAGGGCAGGACCTCCCAACGTGTGCGCGTCATCGAGTTGCCGCCCGAGGAGGCCAAGCCACTGCTGCGGCTGTTCCCCGTCGAGGTGCCCACCGGTGTCAGCTTCATGAAAAACGCGGGCCTCATCACCGGTCCGAACCCCGACGAGTACGAGGCCCTCGCCGGCCGCTGCCCGGTGTTCCGATTCGATCCGGTAAACGCATGA
- a CDS encoding nucleoside/nucleotide kinase family protein produces the protein MTSWNSRLDALLARENRVIVGITGSPGAGKTALARQVASSIDDAVHVPMDGFHLADAELRRLGRLDRKGAIDTFDAYGYLALLQRIRRGGEAVYAPAFDRDIEQPVAGSIRVEPTARLIVTEGNYLLDDDEPWPLVRRTLDEVWFVDCAPDERRRRLIARHIEFGKSPERAQAWVRAIDEPNAERIDRGRGRADLVI, from the coding sequence ATGACCTCCTGGAATAGCCGTCTCGACGCTCTGCTCGCCCGGGAGAACCGCGTCATCGTCGGTATCACCGGGTCGCCCGGCGCGGGCAAGACGGCGTTGGCGCGTCAGGTCGCGTCATCAATTGATGACGCGGTGCACGTGCCCATGGACGGCTTTCACCTCGCGGACGCGGAGCTGCGGCGGCTGGGCCGGCTCGATCGCAAGGGCGCGATCGACACCTTCGACGCGTACGGGTATCTCGCGCTGCTGCAACGCATCCGCCGAGGCGGCGAGGCTGTCTATGCCCCGGCTTTCGACCGCGATATCGAGCAACCGGTCGCGGGCAGCATCCGCGTGGAGCCGACGGCGAGGCTCATCGTGACCGAGGGTAACTATCTGCTCGATGACGACGAGCCGTGGCCGCTGGTGCGGCGCACGCTGGACGAGGTGTGGTTCGTCGACTGCGCGCCCGATGAGCGTCGACGCCGGCTCATCGCACGCCATATCGAGTTCGGCAAGTCGCCCGAGCGGGCGCAGGCGTGGGTGCGCGCCATCGACGAGCCGAACGCCGAGCGCATCGACCGCGGCCGCGGTAGAGCCGACCTAGTGATCTAG
- a CDS encoding glycosyltransferase → MKFEQAVVVVPAHNEIDRLPRSLSALLATSMSAQMPVLIVVVLDSCDDGSDRLIGRYGPNVHFVSTDVANVGAARAAGFECARSVCTDVEPARTWFATTDADTIVGSRWLSQMTQAGADMVLGTVRIPVWRLPVEAARRYRAAYNSKGPGHDHVHGANMGFRADAYWGVGGFRALSTGEDVDLVERFEVAHLSIHRDAKLTVATSAREQGRAPGGFAAHLRGLGRPRRKVRAET, encoded by the coding sequence ATGAAGTTCGAGCAGGCCGTCGTGGTGGTGCCCGCGCACAACGAGATCGACCGTTTGCCGCGCAGCCTGTCCGCGCTGCTCGCGACGTCGATGAGCGCGCAGATGCCGGTGTTGATCGTCGTGGTGCTCGATTCTTGCGACGACGGGAGCGATCGCCTCATCGGGCGCTACGGCCCCAACGTGCATTTCGTCTCGACCGACGTGGCCAACGTCGGCGCCGCCCGCGCCGCCGGGTTCGAGTGCGCGCGCTCCGTGTGCACCGACGTCGAGCCCGCCCGCACCTGGTTCGCCACCACGGACGCCGACACCATCGTCGGCAGTCGGTGGCTGTCGCAGATGACGCAAGCCGGCGCCGACATGGTGCTCGGCACGGTGCGCATACCGGTGTGGCGGCTCCCGGTCGAGGCGGCCCGCCGCTACCGAGCGGCCTACAACTCGAAGGGGCCGGGACACGATCACGTCCACGGCGCAAACATGGGCTTCCGGGCCGACGCGTACTGGGGCGTCGGCGGCTTCCGTGCCCTGAGCACCGGTGAGGACGTCGACCTCGTAGAGCGATTCGAGGTTGCGCACCTGAGCATCCACCGCGACGCAAAGCTCACAGTGGCGACCTCGGCCCGCGAGCAGGGCCGCGCACCCGGCGGATTCGCCGCCCACCTTCGCGGGCTGGGCCGGCCACGGCGCAAGGTGCGTGCTGAGACATGA
- a CDS encoding HAD family hydrolase encodes MDRIKAALFDFSGTLFRLEEDDSWFHGIEVDERQIDGHVQAELMRRMTAPTGQHVDMPPDAHHAWINRDLAPHLHREAYLHVLRESGVADHHAEALYGLMIDPLNWTPYPDTAGVLEGLHSQGIKTAVVSNIAFDVRPAFESIGAAEFVDEFVLSFEVGAVKPDAAIFQTALDRLDVQAARAVMVGDSDEADGGARALGCGFVLVDPLPTAERRDGLRTALADYGVQP; translated from the coding sequence GTGGATCGCATCAAAGCTGCTCTGTTCGATTTCTCCGGCACGCTGTTCCGGCTGGAGGAGGACGACAGCTGGTTCCACGGCATCGAAGTCGACGAACGCCAGATCGACGGCCACGTCCAGGCCGAGCTGATGCGCAGGATGACCGCACCCACGGGCCAGCACGTGGACATGCCTCCTGACGCCCATCACGCATGGATCAACCGTGACCTCGCCCCGCACCTGCACCGCGAGGCCTACCTGCATGTCCTTCGCGAGTCGGGGGTGGCCGACCACCACGCCGAAGCGCTTTACGGCCTGATGATCGACCCGCTGAACTGGACGCCGTACCCCGACACCGCCGGCGTGCTGGAGGGCCTGCACAGCCAGGGCATCAAGACCGCTGTCGTGTCGAACATCGCCTTCGACGTGCGGCCGGCGTTCGAGTCGATCGGAGCCGCCGAGTTCGTCGACGAATTTGTGTTGTCGTTCGAAGTCGGCGCCGTCAAGCCCGACGCGGCGATTTTCCAGACCGCGCTGGACCGGCTCGACGTGCAGGCCGCGCGGGCGGTCATGGTCGGCGACAGCGACGAGGCCGACGGCGGTGCGCGCGCGCTGGGCTGTGGATTCGTGCTCGTCGATCCGTTGCCGACGGCAGAGCGCCGCGACGGCTTGCGCACCGCCTTGGCCGATTACGGTGTGCAGCCATGA
- a CDS encoding RNA polymerase sigma factor, whose translation MEAAKIVATLTRVVGDVGFAEDLAQEALLDALTQWPSSGVPRNAGAWLTAVAKRKAIDQWRRQENLDAKYAVLAHELETQDQDSAEAWDPDHIDDDVLRLVFISAHPVLSREGQIALTLRVVGGLTTEEIARAFLTSKATIAARITRAKKTLSEANVPFEVPDRSEYPQRLSAVLSVIYLIYNEGYSASFGQRWIRDELCSEALRLGRVLAALAPDEPEVHGLVSLMEFQSSRFAARTDSDGRPILLEAQNRARWDRAQIQRGVAALERSADALRRKGVGWGSYGLQAAIAECHATAPTAGDTDWKHIVMLYDGLVQVSPSPIVHLNRAVAVAMAGEPAEALAIVDGLTGLDGSYLVPSVRGEFLIRLGRNAEAADEFDRATELTDNEREREVLADKAVRARG comes from the coding sequence ATGGAGGCCGCCAAGATCGTTGCGACGTTGACGCGGGTGGTCGGCGACGTCGGCTTCGCGGAGGATTTGGCGCAGGAGGCGCTCCTCGACGCGCTGACCCAATGGCCCTCCTCGGGTGTGCCGCGCAATGCCGGCGCCTGGTTGACCGCGGTGGCCAAGCGCAAGGCGATCGACCAGTGGCGGCGTCAGGAAAATCTCGACGCGAAGTACGCCGTGCTGGCGCACGAACTGGAAACGCAGGACCAGGACTCCGCCGAGGCGTGGGATCCCGACCACATCGACGACGACGTGTTGCGTCTGGTGTTCATCTCGGCGCACCCCGTGCTCTCCCGCGAAGGTCAGATCGCACTGACGCTGCGTGTCGTCGGCGGTCTGACGACCGAGGAGATCGCCCGCGCCTTCCTCACGTCCAAGGCGACGATCGCCGCGCGCATCACCCGCGCGAAGAAGACCCTGTCCGAAGCGAATGTGCCGTTCGAGGTGCCGGACCGCTCGGAGTATCCGCAGCGTCTGTCGGCTGTGCTGTCGGTGATCTACCTCATCTACAACGAGGGCTATTCGGCGTCGTTCGGACAGCGCTGGATCCGCGACGAACTGTGCAGTGAGGCTTTGCGGTTGGGCCGCGTGCTCGCCGCGCTGGCACCCGACGAGCCGGAGGTGCACGGCCTGGTTTCGCTGATGGAGTTCCAGTCGTCGCGGTTCGCGGCCCGCACCGACAGCGACGGCAGGCCGATCCTGCTGGAGGCTCAGAACCGGGCGCGGTGGGATCGCGCGCAGATCCAGCGCGGCGTGGCGGCACTGGAGCGATCGGCAGACGCGTTGCGGCGCAAGGGTGTCGGCTGGGGTTCGTACGGCCTGCAGGCGGCAATAGCGGAATGCCACGCCACCGCACCCACGGCCGGTGACACCGACTGGAAGCACATCGTCATGCTGTACGACGGGCTTGTCCAGGTGTCACCGTCGCCCATCGTCCATCTCAACCGTGCCGTCGCGGTCGCGATGGCCGGCGAACCCGCCGAGGCGCTGGCGATCGTCGACGGCTTGACCGGTCTCGACGGCTCGTACCTGGTGCCCAGCGTGCGCGGGGAGTTCCTCATCCGGCTGGGCCGCAATGCCGAGGCCGCCGACGAGTTCGATCGCGCCACCGAATTGACCGACAACGAGCGGGAGCGGGAAGTATTGGCCGACAAGGCCGTTCGCGCGCGTGGCTAA
- a CDS encoding 1,4-dihydroxy-2-naphthoyl-CoA synthase produces MKDNPFDPSLWQAVDGFDLTDITYHRHVVDGKPQPTVRVAFDRPDVRNAFRPHSVDELYRVLDHARMWPEIGVILLTGNGPSPKDGGWAFCSGGDQRIRGRSGYQYASGETAESVDPARAGRLHILEVQRLIRFMPKVVICLVNGWAAGGGHSLHVTCDLTLASREHARFKQTDANVGSFDGGYGSAYLAKQVGQKFAREIFFLGRPYTAEQMHAMGAVNEVVEHAALETVGLEWAAAINGKSPQAIRMLKYAFNLTDDGLMGQQLFAGEATRLAYMTDEAVEGRDAFLEKRDPDWSQFPRYF; encoded by the coding sequence ATGAAAGACAACCCTTTTGACCCGTCACTGTGGCAGGCCGTGGACGGGTTCGACCTGACCGACATCACGTACCACCGTCATGTCGTCGACGGGAAACCACAGCCGACGGTGCGGGTGGCCTTCGATCGTCCCGATGTGCGCAACGCGTTCCGGCCGCACAGCGTCGACGAGCTGTATCGAGTGCTCGACCATGCCAGGATGTGGCCCGAGATCGGCGTCATCCTGCTCACCGGTAACGGGCCCAGCCCGAAGGACGGCGGTTGGGCGTTCTGCTCGGGTGGCGACCAGCGCATCCGTGGGCGCAGCGGCTACCAGTACGCGTCGGGTGAGACCGCCGAGTCGGTCGATCCTGCGCGTGCCGGGCGGCTGCACATCCTCGAGGTGCAGCGGCTGATCCGGTTCATGCCCAAGGTCGTGATCTGTCTGGTCAACGGCTGGGCGGCTGGCGGCGGGCACAGCCTGCACGTGACCTGCGACCTCACGCTGGCCAGCCGCGAGCACGCGCGGTTCAAGCAGACCGACGCCAACGTCGGCAGCTTCGACGGCGGCTACGGCAGCGCGTATCTGGCCAAGCAGGTCGGCCAGAAGTTCGCCCGCGAGATCTTCTTCCTCGGCAGGCCCTACACCGCCGAGCAGATGCACGCGATGGGCGCGGTCAACGAGGTCGTCGAGCACGCCGCGCTGGAAACCGTCGGGCTCGAGTGGGCGGCCGCCATCAACGGCAAGTCACCGCAGGCGATCCGGATGCTCAAGTACGCGTTCAACCTGACCGACGATGGGCTGATGGGTCAGCAGCTGTTCGCCGGTGAGGCAACGCGATTGGCGTACATGACCGACGAGGCCGTCGAGGGCCGCGACGCGTTCCTGGAGAAGCGCGATCCGGACTGGAGCCAGTTCCCCCGCTACTTCTGA
- a CDS encoding DUF3253 domain-containing protein: MSEKRLREAILRLACERAPGKTICPSDAARAVGGDDWRDLMEAARDIARDLARAGDVEIMQRGEVIDPEAQWRGPIRIRARPR, encoded by the coding sequence ATGAGTGAGAAGCGGTTGCGCGAGGCGATCCTGAGGCTGGCCTGCGAGCGGGCGCCGGGCAAAACCATCTGTCCGTCGGACGCGGCACGCGCCGTCGGGGGTGACGACTGGCGCGATTTGATGGAGGCCGCCCGCGACATCGCGCGAGACCTCGCGAGAGCCGGCGACGTGGAGATCATGCAGCGCGGCGAGGTGATCGACCCGGAAGCACAGTGGCGCGGACCCATCCGGATTCGCGCTCGGCCGCGGTGA
- a CDS encoding acyl-CoA dehydrogenase family protein: MTSGLLSRWLDSGALDLPLPGGGETARRWHRLAELAEVDVVAARLAEAHTDAVAILAELGGSESKSGQLWGVWAAESRDAVLSAHGDGEATSLNGTKVWCSGAGLCTHALVTARLDSGERGLFAVDLRNPGVRPLPSGWRNPGMAESDTRSVQFSDAPAKPVGRPGEYLSRPGFWHGAIGVAACWLGGARAVAQPLYARPAHDPVDPHTLAHLGAVDAALAAGEAMLDSAAVAVDNDPLNRKGAAEMIARRTRAVIETAVEVSIGRTGRALGPAPLCQDAQHAKRVADLTVYVRQSHAERDLERLGVLAGTAP, translated from the coding sequence ATGACAAGTGGACTGCTCAGCCGTTGGTTGGATTCCGGAGCGCTGGACTTACCGCTGCCCGGCGGCGGCGAAACGGCCCGACGTTGGCACCGCCTCGCCGAGCTGGCCGAGGTCGACGTGGTCGCCGCCCGACTCGCCGAGGCCCATACCGATGCGGTCGCGATCCTCGCCGAACTCGGTGGATCCGAGTCGAAATCCGGTCAGCTGTGGGGCGTTTGGGCGGCCGAGTCACGCGATGCGGTGCTGAGCGCGCACGGCGACGGCGAGGCGACGTCACTGAACGGCACGAAAGTGTGGTGCTCGGGGGCCGGACTGTGCACGCATGCTCTCGTCACCGCGCGACTCGACTCCGGCGAGCGCGGATTGTTCGCAGTCGATCTGCGGAACCCAGGAGTGCGGCCTTTGCCGAGCGGGTGGCGCAACCCTGGGATGGCCGAATCCGATACCCGCTCAGTGCAATTCAGTGATGCACCGGCCAAGCCCGTCGGCCGGCCCGGCGAGTATCTGTCGCGGCCCGGGTTCTGGCACGGCGCCATCGGAGTCGCGGCATGCTGGCTGGGCGGGGCGCGCGCCGTCGCCCAGCCACTGTATGCCCGTCCTGCGCACGATCCCGTCGACCCGCACACGCTGGCGCACCTGGGCGCAGTTGACGCCGCACTGGCGGCTGGCGAAGCCATGCTGGACAGCGCGGCGGTTGCGGTCGACAACGATCCGTTGAACCGTAAAGGTGCGGCCGAGATGATCGCGCGACGAACGCGTGCGGTGATCGAAACCGCGGTCGAGGTATCGATCGGAAGAACGGGTCGCGCCCTGGGCCCGGCGCCGCTGTGCCAGGACGCGCAGCACGCGAAACGCGTCGCCGACCTGACGGTCTACGTAAGGCAGAGCCACGCCGAGCGCGATCTCGAGCGGCTGGGCGTGCTGGCGGGAACCGCACCATGA
- a CDS encoding PIG-L deacetylase family protein produces MTVANVDNCARFAARPLTDVGTPTEEWLDALADVPELDVGGCDEIIVVAAHPDDETLGFGASMVALAEQGVRVQVVAASDGGASRQGIGLLERLQLERARRAELHEAISVLGVPAPICLGMPDGELSDHEDRLADLLTEILAARTSRTWIAATWRGDGHPDHQAVGRAAATAAHGCDAVLLEYPIWMWHWATPGDIALPWNRVLAMPITPHAFDRKTAAVRCYRTQVEPDGADAPLLPSFVLRRLLAVREVVF; encoded by the coding sequence ATGACCGTGGCGAATGTAGACAACTGCGCGCGCTTCGCGGCGCGGCCCCTTACCGACGTTGGTACGCCAACGGAGGAGTGGCTCGATGCGCTCGCGGATGTACCCGAACTGGATGTTGGCGGCTGCGACGAAATCATTGTCGTGGCAGCGCATCCCGACGACGAGACGCTCGGATTCGGCGCGTCGATGGTCGCCCTCGCCGAGCAGGGAGTGCGGGTACAGGTCGTCGCCGCCAGCGACGGCGGAGCCTCGCGTCAGGGCATCGGGCTGTTGGAGCGTCTGCAGCTGGAACGTGCCCGCCGCGCCGAACTGCACGAAGCCATTTCGGTGCTGGGGGTTCCCGCGCCGATCTGTCTCGGCATGCCCGACGGTGAGCTGAGCGATCACGAGGATCGGCTTGCGGACCTGCTGACCGAGATCCTGGCGGCGAGGACGAGCCGGACGTGGATCGCGGCGACGTGGCGTGGCGATGGGCACCCCGACCACCAGGCCGTAGGCCGTGCCGCGGCGACCGCCGCGCATGGCTGTGACGCGGTGTTGCTGGAGTATCCGATCTGGATGTGGCACTGGGCCACACCCGGGGACATCGCCTTGCCGTGGAATCGGGTGCTCGCCATGCCGATCACTCCACACGCTTTCGACCGCAAAACGGCGGCCGTGCGGTGTTACCGCACACAGGTCGAGCCGGACGGTGCCGATGCGCCGCTGCTGCCGTCGTTCGTACTACGGCGGCTGCTCGCCGTCAGGGAGGTGGTGTTCTGA
- a CDS encoding SAM-dependent methyltransferase: MPTRLSTGYFDRIYSESEDPWQLGGRWYEQRKYAITLALLPYRRYRHAFEPGCSIGVLTEQLTTRCDHVTSTDIASAALDAAHRRLIDAGRRQNVTLLRRSVDDPWPQDGFDLVVLSELCYYLHPEVLRDTLDREIPRLRSGTTVVAAHWRHPVAEYPMTGDYATDVIAATSDLHHLGGYRDADVIVEVFDTGSSKSVAARTGVPGA, from the coding sequence ATGCCCACTCGGCTATCGACCGGGTATTTCGACCGGATCTACTCCGAGTCCGAAGATCCTTGGCAGCTCGGAGGACGGTGGTATGAGCAGCGCAAGTATGCGATCACGTTGGCGCTGTTGCCCTATCGGCGCTACCGCCATGCCTTCGAACCGGGCTGTTCGATCGGTGTGCTCACCGAACAACTCACCACACGGTGTGATCACGTCACGAGCACCGATATCGCGAGTGCGGCGCTGGACGCCGCGCACAGACGGCTCATCGACGCGGGCCGGCGTCAGAACGTGACGCTGCTTCGCAGGTCGGTGGACGACCCGTGGCCGCAGGACGGATTCGATCTGGTGGTGTTGTCCGAGCTCTGCTACTACCTGCATCCCGAGGTGCTACGCGACACCCTGGACCGCGAGATACCGCGTTTGAGGTCCGGCACGACGGTCGTCGCCGCGCACTGGCGTCACCCGGTGGCCGAATACCCGATGACGGGGGACTACGCGACAGACGTCATCGCCGCGACGTCGGATCTGCATCACCTGGGCGGATACCGCGACGCGGACGTGATCGTCGAGGTATTCGATACCGGTTCCTCGAAATCGGTGGCCGCGCGGACGGGTGTGCCGGGGGCTTAG
- a CDS encoding nitroreductase/quinone reductase family protein — MTGPEPIRAPWWLKYANKVVVRLVRVGVPISRRESPVVLTVPGRNTGRPRSTPVTPMHLNGKRFVVNGYPGADWVRNVRAAAEVTLAQGRRSETVRMVELSAEDARPILREFPVQVADGVDVMKRAGVLKTGTVDELVGLAGRLPVFRIDPVA; from the coding sequence ATGACGGGTCCCGAGCCGATCCGAGCGCCGTGGTGGCTGAAGTACGCGAACAAGGTCGTCGTGAGGCTGGTGCGGGTCGGCGTGCCGATCTCACGACGTGAGTCACCGGTGGTGCTGACGGTGCCGGGCCGAAACACGGGCAGGCCACGCTCGACTCCGGTCACACCGATGCACCTGAACGGCAAACGATTTGTCGTCAACGGTTATCCGGGCGCCGACTGGGTCCGCAACGTGCGCGCCGCCGCAGAGGTGACCCTGGCCCAGGGCAGACGGTCGGAGACAGTGCGAATGGTCGAACTGAGCGCCGAAGATGCTCGACCGATCCTGCGGGAGTTCCCCGTTCAGGTGGCGGACGGCGTCGACGTCATGAAGCGAGCAGGCGTGCTGAAGACGGGGACCGTCGACGAGTTGGTGGGCCTGGCGGGACGACTGCCCGTGTTTCGCATCGACCCGGTCGCGTAG
- a CDS encoding YciI family protein: protein MSRYMLIMRSSAEAEAAMAEADIDFDQIIEDMGRFNEELIKAGVLLAGEGLTGPEEGFVVDFNSDPPVVTDGPYTEAKELFNGFWIIDVSSKEEAKQWAQKIPLGKGVKVEVRRVSETEEFPQDNPWVQKEIQWKAELAEKIAAQARADADKFAKR, encoded by the coding sequence ATGTCGCGCTACATGCTGATCATGCGGTCCAGCGCCGAGGCCGAGGCGGCCATGGCGGAGGCGGATATCGACTTCGACCAGATCATCGAGGACATGGGCCGCTTCAACGAGGAGCTCATCAAGGCCGGTGTGCTGCTCGCCGGTGAGGGCCTCACGGGACCCGAGGAGGGCTTCGTCGTCGATTTCAACTCCGACCCGCCCGTGGTCACCGACGGCCCGTACACCGAGGCCAAGGAACTGTTCAACGGGTTCTGGATCATCGACGTGTCGTCCAAAGAGGAAGCCAAGCAGTGGGCGCAAAAGATCCCGCTCGGCAAGGGCGTCAAGGTCGAGGTGCGCCGGGTGTCGGAGACCGAGGAGTTCCCGCAGGACAACCCCTGGGTCCAGAAGGAGATCCAGTGGAAGGCCGAGCTGGCCGAGAAGATCGCAGCGCAGGCCCGAGCAGACGCCGACAAGTTCGCCAAGCGCTGA